The genomic region CTCGTGATGACCGGATTCTATACATTTACCCCAGCCATCTTTCATGCATGTCATCTGGTACAACCATCTGGTCGTGGCGAGTATGAAATCAGTGACGCGATTGATTTATTACTGCAATCAGGGCGGACAATCGATGCAATTCGGATGAATGGCTGGCGTGTTGATGTCGGGTATCCTGAGGACCGTGATCGTGCTGAAAGCCGTCTGCAGGGTGAGTCTTTACAGGGTGATATCGAGGCGACTCCCGATACTGGGTCGGTGGTAGACGGCAACACCTCGACCGAGTGACGTAGATACAGTAGGTCTTTCAATAATGATTGTCTCATGAATACTAATGCAAATACTCGTTACTGGCGGTGCTGGATTTATTGGGGGACACCTCGCAGAGCGATTCATCGCCGACGGGCATGACGTCACTGTGCTTGATAATCTTGAGCCGTTCTATGATACCCGAATTAAACAACAGACAATCGAGGTCTGTCGAACATGTGCTGATGACGATTCAGGGTCATATCGATTTATTGAGGGCGATGTTCGAGATGTTGATATCGTTACGGAGCTGGTTTCTGACGCTGAGTATGTGTATCATCAAGCCGCACAGGCTGGCGTTCGGCAAAGCGTCGCGGATCCACGGAAATACGATGAGATCAACGTCGAGGGGACATTAAACATACTTGATGCCGCCCGCGATACGGAGACTGAACGGGTCGTCCTTGCATCATCCTCATCAGTGTATGGCAGACCTGAGTATCTCCCATATGATGAATCACATCCAACAACGCCGGTAAGCCCGTACGGTGCATCGAAGTTAGCAGCCGAACGATACGCCTGCGCATACAGCGAGGTATATGATTTACCGGCAGTTGCGCTGCGTTACTTTACCGTCTATGGACCCCGAATGCGTCCAAATATGGCGATTTCGAATTTTGTCTCACGGTGTCTCAATGAGCAACCACCAGTCGTCTATGGCGATGGAACACAAACGCGCGATTTTACCTTTATTGATGATATTGTTGAGGCGAATGTCACATTACTAACCGAGAGTGCTGCCGATGGCGAAGCGGTCAATATCGGAAGTACTGACAATATCGATATCCTCACGCTCGCCGAAGAAATTCGCGATCAATTAGCGCCGGAACAAGAAATCACGTTTTCCGAGCGCCATGATGCCGATGCCGAACACACCCATGCCGCTGTTGAAAAGGCACGAGATGTCTTGGGATATGAACCGACGCATACGATTCGAGAAGGTGTCAACGAATTCGTCGAGTGGTATTATGAAAATCGTGATTGGTATGAGCCGCTTGTACTCCAAAGCTAGCTGAATGTTATCGTTATACTGTAGTCAGTTGATTGGATAGTCGATAATCACTTTGCTTAGTCATCTAACGTTTCTTTGGAGGATAATTGCGGAGACGACTACTATGATAATATCTCATTTTGACCCATATAACTCGAAGATCTGTGTGACTGAGTGGGTAATACAGATACGATTGGCGCTAAGTGCCAAGCAATAGCCTGATTGGATTGTAATAAAACAAAAATCTGGATCAACGCGAAATCGACGCGAGAACAGAAGTGTCGTTAGTTTCCGGAAAGAGCCGTTTCGATTGCTGAGGAGTACGACGACGCGCCCTTATTGAATCCAACAGTCTCGACGACCTCACCATCGTATTCCTCGGTGAAGACGCTTGTAAAGCGATCTGAAAGCTGCTGTCCGTAGTCGTTGTTCACGAACAGTGTTGAAACAGAACTTACCTCAAGTCGCTCAGACATCACCTGTGCCATGACACGACCCTGCAGGAAGTCAGACGGTGCCGTCCGGAAGATATAGTCATCATCATCAAGATTTGAAACAGACAATGCTGTCGAGGATGGTGAACATCCGACGACCTCATTTGGAATAAATACCTGCTGTGAGGTTGGAACGTTCACACCGGAGGAGGCCGTCCCACAGACACTCGGGACACCAGCGCTGATGAGTGATTCACCAGCGGAGACACCAGCACTCGGAGATGTCTGTGTATCCTCAGTTTGTGCATTGACTGAGATGCCTGCAGGATTCGCCTCATTGACCTGCATTGCTGGGAGTTGTGCAGCCTGAATCATCGGCTGTCCGACTGACGCAAGATCGCCTGTCTCTGGAAGGAGAATCCCAACAGATACCTCACGGTCGGTGCCACCAGGTCCGCTATCGGCTGCAGGACCAGACCCTTCTGGATTTGCGCCCTCGAAGTTCTGCACATTAACCTGAGAGGTTGCTCCGTCTGCAAACTCCCAGATGGCGTACGCTGCGGACGCTGGGTCGCCGTTCTCATCAAAGTTTGTCGCCGAGGAGGCACCCTGATAATTCACGTCCTCGCCATTTGCAGCGGCTTCAACACCCTCGATGAGGTTGTCAGGAGTGACCGTTGTGCCTTCGGGATTCGCGATACGTCGCATCTGGTCACGAACCGCCGTTCCGTCGTTCTCGCCTGCGGCGGCATTCGCAAGGATCTGAATTGCGACTGAGTCATATGACTGTGAGGTGAAGACACCGGGACTTTCGCCGTACTCATCTTGGAAGAGTGAATTAAACGCTTCCTGGCTTGGACCGCCTGCAGCAGGAGCTGTTCCTGTGACGTTTGCCATCTCATTACCAACCTGTCCGGGCATTGCACCATCACGAAGCCCGTCCGGAACGAGAATTTCTTCACTCCCATCAGATTGGCTGTAATAATCACGGAAGAGTTGAATTCCACTTTCTGGATAGCCAATCACGACGACGCCCTCTGGACCGCTTGATCCGGAAGACATTCCAGTGGATCCACCACTCTCAGTTTCTGTTGAGTCAGAGCCACCACTCTCACCTTCACCGCCTTCTCCTCCGCCGCCGACACAACCTGAGAGACCAACAGTTCCCAATACTCCGGCTGCTCCAGCGCGTTTCAAGAATGCTCGACGTTCAATATCTCGTGCCATATCTCGTGAATTGTCAGTCGTGAATATAAAAGTGCCCGTTGTCAGTATGTATCAACGGATCATTATGTAGACGTGTTGTGAATATGTATACGAATCTTTTAATGAGATTCATATATCGTAGTCTCCGCTAAATATGGAACACGTCGGATAGCCAGTAATGATACGTTCAAGCACTCAATGCTGAATATCAATCGTGGAGTATGTAATTTGATATCGATGAGTCATGAGATAGTGCTATATTGAGAGAGAAGAATTGTCAGATCAGGATATATTCCACTATCGGTGCAAGCCATCTGCGTGCTGATATTGAACTGATACATCAATTCGTGTCAGGGTCTGGTTAGAAGAGTATCTATGCAAGGGGCAGAAGCCAAGCTAAAGGACAATACATGTGTTAGAATAGACACTCAAGCAGACTGATTCGGGTGGACCTATTGAAATTTCTCGAAAATGACAAGTTTCTATGAGTATCCTAAACATAGAGATTTCGTGTAGTATGACGACTTCTTTTTGACGAGATATTGAGCCAGTTGCTCAGTATGCCTACATATTTATTGGGATTACTGACTCATTCCTGAATCCACGGATCAAGGTTTTCGACTTTCCCAGACATATTACTCGGGGACTTGTAAGCATCAATGATGTTGAGAATGGCATTCGCAACCGCGTACGCTGAAGCTCGCTGGTTATTCAGTAGCAGAAGCCCTTCATGCCGGGAGCTGGCAAGTGGTGCGAAGTTCTTGATATCCGCAGTCACAATCATCAGTTCTTCCCGCTGAACATAGGGAAGTATATCATTATAATCGTCAGCATCCTCATGAAGTACATAATCAGAGTATTCGGCCCGGTAGTTCTCTTCTCGAAGAATTTCAGCAGTGCGCGGTTCGAGGTTTGCGTCAATAAAAAATGCCCACTGCATCTACTCCTCTCTCGGTGGGGTGAAGCCCGGAATGATGCCCTCGGGTCGGGTTATCTCGTCCTCTACGTCAGCCATGATTTGCTCCCGTTCCCGCCGGAGCTTCTCGAACTCTCGGGGATGGTCGTGGTAGTATAACAACGCAGCGTACACCTCCGAGACAGTAAGATCGTGCCGGTCCGCGACGGTTTGTGGTTTGAGTCCACGACCTTCGACTCTCTCGGCGATAGTCAGAACTGGAATACGTCGCCCATTAATGTGCGGTTCGTCGAGTATGTCCCGCACAATGCGGGTCTCCTGCTGAGACATCTATATTAGATTAAAATACGCGCTTACATTTAGATAAATGGAATGGTCACTTCACTGCTCGGCTCTGCACGTTTAAATAGGGGCGTGATGTAGGCAGCATTGAAACTTGATGCTGCCGATTACGGATTTCCTCTCGTGCACCGACGTGCTGGATGAATTCGACTCGCTATCATATCATCAAACGACTCACGCCAAAACGTACGTGACAGGTCTTGCTGCGGGCCGCAGCAAGACTGTAACCGGAATTGCACGAGAGGTCCTTCCTGCCGGAAGTGACCGAGCACTCAACAAGTTCATCACCGAATACGATTGGGATGAGGATCAGCTCAATCACGAGCGGTTAGAGGAACTGCAAAAACACGGAGAGACACGCTGGTCACAAAACGGCTATATCGTTATTGACGATTCAGTCATCCAGCGAACCGGGAAGTCCCTTCCCGGTGCTGGAGAGTTCTACGATCACTCTGAGGGTGAGCCTGTTTGGGGACAGAACCTCGTCTACGCGTTCTATACCGATGATAAAACGTCCTATCCACTTGCTTTTCGCCAGTACGAGAAGGTCGACGACGAGGACGAGGAAGACGAACAGGAGACAAAATACGACCTCGCACGAGAGATAATCACGGAATTAGAAGAAGAGGTAGGTGTGCCTGCGGGCACCTACCTCTTCGATGCATGGTTTGCTCATGACTCCGGTCTGATCGAACACGTCGAATCACACGGCAAGGACTGGATTGGACCACTACGGGGCAACCGACAGGTGACCTACGCGAACAAAGAGAGACGCGTCGATGCGCTCGAAGAGTGCATCGACAAGGAAGAGCGAGAAGTTGACGGTGAAACGTACAAAATTTGGACTAAGACAGTCCCTGTCTCGAAATTAGGTGAAGTTCGGCTGGTAATCACAGAGAAGGTTACCGATGAGGACAAAGAGAATCCAGTAAAGTATCTTGCGACGAGCAAGATTGACGCGCCTTCGGCACACATTATTCGGAGCTATTCGTACAGATGGCGAGTAGAGACATTCTTCGAGGACTCGAAAGAGGATCTTGGCTTAGGAGACTGCGAGGTTCGTGATTCTGACGGTGCCAGTCGTCACTGGCACCTTCAGATGCTGGCCTACAGCCTTCTTCGGCTTGGTCCGGAATCGAGCGCCTCGGAGCGACTTGTCTCGAAAGCCTCGTCGCTCCGATCACAACTCGAACACGGTCTCAAGGAGACGATCTACAACATGTTTTCCTGGGTGCGCGATCAACCAGACCGCGATCTCGATGGACTGATGGAAGACATTGACCACCTCTTTCTCCATTCTGAGGGTAGTTTATAAACGTGCAGAGTCGAGTTCACTGTCTACATTGACCGAATCAAAGAGTCTCAATTCTCGGCTCGTGACGTGCTGCATACACGCTTCGCATCCAGCCTGAAAACTTCGACAGAGTATCGAGCTTATTTCAGTTCGATTATATGTGCTGCTTGGAAGATGGTTCAGATTGAAGCAATTTATAGAGATATCTCTCACACAAGTTTTGTTGAGTTCTATCAGTTGGTATACACTTTTGACTGACTGATCGTAGTCACCTCTCACAAAGCAGAATTCAAAAGGAACAGGTACGACAGGCAAACGAGAATTGTGAATACGATTGACCGTAACGCATGTGCTGCTGGCGGACAGTGGAACGAACACGAGTTTAGCGATGATATTGATCCCTCGAAAATCAAGGAGGCAATTGAAGCAAATGGGCTTGAGTGGAAACAAGTCAGCACACGTGGGGTAAGCTAGCAAAACTGCTGTGTCTATGTTAGATCCTTGGGCACACTCGTTGAAATAACTCAGGAAAACCGCTGTGTCTTTGCCAGGTACACAGATATACTCGTCGAAATAACTCAGGAAAACCGCTGTGTCTGTGTCAGATACATGGATATGCTCGTCGAAATAACTCAGGAAAACCGCTGTGTCTGTGTCAGATACATGGATATACTCGTCGAAATAACTCGGGAAAACTGCTGTGTCTGTGTCGGATCTCTAAGCATACACGTCAAAATAACTCAGGAAAACTGCTGTGTGTACTCATGTGTAGTCTGTGAGAGTATAATACTCGTTGCTCACCATCGTCATCCGAATTTTCCTCTTTTTGAGACAGGGTACAGCGGGTCAGGTAATACATATGCATGAATGCCGGGTAAGTGAGTCCCGAGAAGTGTGGTGTCTTCCCAACGTCTCTGTCTCTCGAAGCCTATATGTTCAAGCGTAATAAGGCAGATGCTCTCGGGTGAGGTGAAGTCACAAACGTCGGTGCTCACGGACGTCACACATGACTCGATCTGTGGTGATTCACCAATTACAATTCAACCAATTACTGGGAAATACACAGCACAAGTGTCTTTGGTGACTCTGTTGGGATTCCGCTGAGCAATCGATTTGATTATTCATCGCACACGACGGTATCCATCAATTACGTCTATACGGGATGACTCTGAGCTGTGAGATCAGCACAGTGACGACCGGCAAAGATAGATTTAGAGAAGCAGACGATCTCAAGCCTCGCTTTCGGTCCCAACAAATTCCTCTGCACCCTCATACGACCAAAGGTCACCCTGGCGCATCGCACGTCCAAGTGCTTGATGAAATTCGATAAAGTCCACGAACTCTGCTTCTTCAACGTGTTCGAACACGTCAGCAACCGAAATAACGGTCTCATTATCAATACGAACTGGGTGATTGCCGTATTCGCTGACGAATGCGTCGCAATCAAGCGGGAAATCCTCATCTTCGTTTACTTTCTTTGCAATCACGGCATGCCCATACTTTCGACGCCCTTCTGAGCCCTGCTCTCCATCGGGATCATGTGGCCACTCCATATACTCGCGTTTGCACTCTATGACAAAGCCGTTACGGAATGATTGGGCTATATGTACATCAGCGATATCTCTGCACGTTCTTTATCGGCTCTATACCGCGATAGATGAGTCAATATAGAGGGAATGTTGATTGGGTATACCGGATATGTAATAGGATCAATCAGAGTGTATGAATTGGTGACATGAAATATAATAGATAGACACATAAACAGTGAGTAAGTATATCTGAGTGTCAAATAGTCATAGAGATATACGTTTTCTGAGGAACAAATACGACCCATCATAGATTAGGAGAGACGACAACCACCACGAGAAGGTTCAGCGCGTGAGATCATGGTCCACGGGGGAGGTCGTCTGGGAGATTTACAGCATCATCTAGGAGGTCAGCGACATCGGCGTCGAGGACGTGTTCATCGACCTGCTCAACACCGCGAACGTCTCACACGACAACATCAACAAGCTCTGCCGCGGGACGAACACCACGCCAGAGAAGTGAAAGAAGAATTGCAGATCCGTTGGAGGGTATTGAATCATTTGATGATGACCCAGGATCGGTAATTTCGTCGATAATGAGTTCTTTGTGGAACGCCGCAGGAAGACGGGATACTGCAGATATTTAGATCCGATATATAAGCTGTCGCTTGCTGTCAAGGCCGGAACGACGTGGACGTAGTGTGTTTTAATTCGGTCAGTCCCCTATGTCAATAAGATGACTGCCCGCGTCTACTATCATCATCCCGAGGATACTCAATATTCTCTCGCGTATGTCACTCAAGATAGAGATGAAATAACGATATCCGGGCAAGATGCGATTATTGAGCGCTATGATTTCGATGAGGAGTTCTTTGTACTATATACGAATCACGGAGCGAGCGGTACGGTTGAGGACCTCGACGACGAGTTCGAAGATGTCCTCGATGAGATGTCACCGCAGGACCGGACAATTACGGTGCGGTTGCTTCAGATATTCGAGGAGATCGTCGATGAAAAGCAGTTGGAAGAGGAAGCGAAGCTCGAAATTTACAAGCAGATCGAATTAGAGCGGATTCCCGACGCCATCGAACACGTTGATTGGAACGG from Haloquadratum walsbyi C23 harbors:
- a CDS encoding SDR family oxidoreductase, which encodes MQILVTGGAGFIGGHLAERFIADGHDVTVLDNLEPFYDTRIKQQTIEVCRTCADDDSGSYRFIEGDVRDVDIVTELVSDAEYVYHQAAQAGVRQSVADPRKYDEINVEGTLNILDAARDTETERVVLASSSSVYGRPEYLPYDESHPTTPVSPYGASKLAAERYACAYSEVYDLPAVALRYFTVYGPRMRPNMAISNFVSRCLNEQPPVVYGDGTQTRDFTFIDDIVEANVTLLTESAADGEAVNIGSTDNIDILTLAEEIRDQLAPEQEITFSERHDADAEHTHAAVEKARDVLGYEPTHTIREGVNEFVEWYYENRDWYEPLVLQS
- a CDS encoding ABC transporter substrate-binding protein — protein: MARDIERRAFLKRAGAAGVLGTVGLSGCVGGGGEGGEGESGGSDSTETESGGSTGMSSGSSGPEGVVVIGYPESGIQLFRDYYSQSDGSEEILVPDGLRDGAMPGQVGNEMANVTGTAPAAGGPSQEAFNSLFQDEYGESPGVFTSQSYDSVAIQILANAAAGENDGTAVRDQMRRIANPEGTTVTPDNLIEGVEAAANGEDVNYQGASSATNFDENGDPASAAYAIWEFADGATSQVNVQNFEGANPEGSGPAADSGPGGTDREVSVGILLPETGDLASVGQPMIQAAQLPAMQVNEANPAGISVNAQTEDTQTSPSAGVSAGESLISAGVPSVCGTASSGVNVPTSQQVFIPNEVVGCSPSSTALSVSNLDDDDYIFRTAPSDFLQGRVMAQVMSERLEVSSVSTLFVNNDYGQQLSDRFTSVFTEEYDGEVVETVGFNKGASSYSSAIETALSGN
- a CDS encoding DUF5615 family PIN-like protein encodes the protein MQWAFFIDANLEPRTAEILREENYRAEYSDYVLHEDADDYNDILPYVQREELMIVTADIKNFAPLASSRHEGLLLLNNQRASAYAVANAILNIIDAYKSPSNMSGKVENLDPWIQE
- a CDS encoding DUF433 domain-containing protein, producing the protein MRDILDEPHINGRRIPVLTIAERVEGRGLKPQTVADRHDLTVSEVYAALLYYHDHPREFEKLRREREQIMADVEDEITRPEGIIPGFTPPREE
- a CDS encoding IS701-like element ISHwa4 family transposase, with amino-acid sequence MLPITDFLSCTDVLDEFDSLSYHQTTHAKTYVTGLAAGRSKTVTGIAREVLPAGSDRALNKFITEYDWDEDQLNHERLEELQKHGETRWSQNGYIVIDDSVIQRTGKSLPGAGEFYDHSEGEPVWGQNLVYAFYTDDKTSYPLAFRQYEKVDDEDEEDEQETKYDLAREIITELEEEVGVPAGTYLFDAWFAHDSGLIEHVESHGKDWIGPLRGNRQVTYANKERRVDALEECIDKEEREVDGETYKIWTKTVPVSKLGEVRLVITEKVTDEDKENPVKYLATSKIDAPSAHIIRSYSYRWRVETFFEDSKEDLGLGDCEVRDSDGASRHWHLQMLAYSLLRLGPESSASERLVSKASSLRSQLEHGLKETIYNMFSWVRDQPDRDLDGLMEDIDHLFLHSEGSL
- a CDS encoding DUF5785 family protein, with the translated sequence MEWPHDPDGEQGSEGRRKYGHAVIAKKVNEDEDFPLDCDAFVSEYGNHPVRIDNETVISVADVFEHVEEAEFVDFIEFHQALGRAMRQGDLWSYEGAEEFVGTESEA